The Silene latifolia isolate original U9 population chromosome X, ASM4854445v1, whole genome shotgun sequence genome contains the following window.
AACTAGTAGTAAAGTCCAACCCATAAGTTGATCCGACATAACCACCAATTAACGCTtaccataaaaccggactcctcactaaaccgggctttattaaataaatactttcattaaaacatttaagataaagtttaaacaattttcgaaacgtttataagtcgtgtataaaaactcagcatttcaatgttatagtagaagagctataacattgagctcttttactagtaaggTTATAGCTGCAaaactataactttactaatcaagaaactcattcttgtttaccattatgagataatcacctatactattctaatcttcaaggagatcttcgagtataggctacgtcatcatccaagcttgtttAATCATtaaacgaacttcgtcttcacatgatacttgaatgaatcttgaattgtttgatcttgaacgaaggtttgaacttctcatgcaattgtcactaTCCTCTTTGTTGAtcgtaataggttagttctaagatactcaacaaactattacacgcaacaagtatataaaatgtaaaacaccttgacatcatcaaaacataaacatataagctatatggtccaacaaggTTTCTAAGGCAAGGTATAATATATAAGTCGCTTCATTTCAAAGCTTACTATGATATGTGAACCCATATTTAAGAAGCACAAGAAGACGGACCACACTGTGTaggacgatgattgtcaaaaggcatttcaCTGAATCAAGGAGATCTTGGCTAAGCCACCAGTTTTAATGCCACCGTAGAATGACCAGCCTTTATCTCTGTACCTCACAGTTAAAGAAACAACCATGAGGGGTATGCTCGCGCAGAACGtcgggaaagaagaaagagctatctactacctttgCAAGAAGTTCTAAAAATATGAGACCTTATGAAGTACattttcgaaaaacccgtccaAAATGGgcgtttagcaagatggacttcaATGCTCTtggagttcgatctcaaatatgtacctttgaaggTCATTAAAGGACGAGCGGTAGCCGGATTCTTTGCAGACAACCCAATCCATGATACCCAAATAATATATACATGGTCGTTTTAGATGAAGACATCCTATACGCCAATGTGGAATCATGGGATCCTCTATTTCGATGGGGCTTCCAATATCAGAGGGTACGTtataagagtgttgctcatttctcatGAAGGCGTGCATACACTGATTTCTgttaaactcgacttcgaggtaatTAATAACGCGTCAGAATATGAGGCCAGGCTCATTGGTTTACAAACATCGGTCAATTTAGGGATCTATCAAATTACCGGATCTTGGGAAATTCGGAGTGAAAGCCTTGCACCATATCAATccaggatagatcaagtcgctcaattcttcgacCACATTGTCTATttgcatctacctcgagaagaaaatcagtttgaaGATGCTCTTACAAAACATACATCCTTGATCAACATGCCCGACACCGTGATGGAAATGCCATTGTGCATCGAGCGACGGTCCGAACTGGCTTATGTCCACTGTCTTACCTATGAAAACGAAAATCAAGAGGAGTCTTGTTACCAAGCAATTTTGAATTACAAGCTCAATGGCAAATACCCGCCAGATATGGACAGGAGGGGACAACAAGCAATACGTTTACTGGCATCTCAATATGTCCTGAATCAAGGAGAGTTATATAAGAGAACACCACACGGCGTCATTTTGCTTTGCCTTGATCATTTAAAAGCAATGAAATTTACGGAAGAAGTCCACTGTGgggaatgcggtcctcatataaGTGGActaatgatggcaaagaaaatcatgcgTCTATGCTACAAGTAGACGACGATGGAAACAGATttcatcaaatacgtaagacattgcaaAAATTTCCAAATCTTCgcgaatgtgcaacacgtcctaCCATCCCTattatacacgatgacatctccttggccattttcttcttggggaattgacatcatcgggaagatcactccagccggaacgggaggtcattgtttcattttggtggccaTTGATTACTTCACAAAATGGGTAGAAGAAGTGTCCTATACTGCTCTAACATACAAGCATGTGGCTAAGTTCATACAAGGCcatatcatttgtcgatatgggTGCCCACATGAGATAATCAGTGATAACATGTTCCATTTCCAAGTTGAAATTGAACAGTTAATGGCCAAATATAAAATTAAGCATCATCACTATTCACCATATCGACCTCAAACTAACGGTGCAGTGGAAGCAGCAAACAAtaatgtcgtcatgatcctcgAGAAAATGATCGACTACTATCGTGACTGGCCTAACAAGATACCCATTGCATTATGGGAATATCGAACCTCAATCAGGATGCCCATTAgagctactcctttctatttaacaTATGATATGGAAGCCATAAAACTAGTAAAGCTAGAAATCCCGTCACtgcgcattctactcgaaagccaaatcccggaatcataatggaatagggatagatatgaataactcgtcctcttggactaACGAAGATTACGTGACTTACATAATGTCCAGACATATTAAGCATGAATTTGAAGAGCTTTCGACAAGAAAGTCAAACCCCGAAACATAGAGAGGGAGATCTAGTGCTTAAATCTGTCCGAGATCTTCTTCAAGTCGACCCAAGGGGGAAATTCAAGCCTAATTGGGCCAGGCTTTACCTAGTCAAATTTATACGCTCAGGGGTGCGGTTAGTATTACAGaactagacgggaatgagtttttaAATCCGACTAATCTAGACCAACTTTAGAGATATTACCCTTAGAATAGGTTTAAAAACGCGCCACACGTGATCCACATGCCGCTCCTATGACACGTTATACACGGCCCCGACCGGCCTCAAAATTTGTGTTAtctcgctcttgcgttttgacattttttCTTTGTCCTCAGTATCATCAAATAACTTAATTGCatctttaggagtaagtaaagcaccatGCTTATTCCCTACGTCCATTTTAAGCTCTTGCTTTGAACATTTATTCCTTTACATTTTCTATTTCGAACTACATTCTGGGTTTGATTTAATTttcaatgaatacgtaggcaatccttcacaggatacaacacGATTTATTTTTAATCCAAAAAATTTAAATAGAAGGACCATTGCTTTGGCACTTGAAATTCAAAATAATAAATAAGGGGAATCGATTTAAAGTTTCTAACTAAAATAAccagtttatttatttattataataatACGTCAAATAATACTTCAAATAATAAATGATGAagtaaatgctaggctaggattctaaaacccgccgtttattacaaacaacaataataataaatactaaTAAAGATTAAGGCTATTTCTACTCTTCTATTTTcaccttgcct
Protein-coding sequences here:
- the LOC141619499 gene encoding uncharacterized protein LOC141619499, with product MWNHGILYFDGASNIRGYVIRVLLISHEGVHTLISVKLDFEVINNASEYEARLIGLQTSVNLGIYQITGSWEIRSESLAPYQSRIDQVAQFFDHIVYLHLPREENQFEDALTKHTSLINMPDTVMEMPLCIERRSELAYVHCLTYENENQEESCYQAILNYKLNGKYPPDMDRRGQQAIRLLASQYVLNQGELYKRTPHGVILLCLDHLKAMKFTEEVHCGECGPHISGLMMAKKIMRLCYK